CATTGGCAAGCACTTTAATGCCGTGCTCTTCATCATGGTTAGCCATTTCGAAACCGGTGAACTGGACTTCGTAATCGTTCCAGGTCTTGATTTCGCCTTTTTCAAGGGTTATTTCTTCATGGGCATGGTTATGCTCATCCCGGGCAATCTGCAGCGGCGAAATGTAAAGATCGCTGATTATCCCACGCCGAATGGATGGTTCGTGCATCATGCTGTTCGTGTAATTATTCATGTAAATACGCGGGCGCATCTCGAACGATTCTTCTTCTTTTTCAACCTGAATGATCACGCCGTTTTTACCGTTGGGCTGCTGAAAATCGCCGCTATAGGTAAACGTGAAGTTAAAAACCTGTTGCGGCTCATTTTGATTTAATACAATACGTTCGCTGTGCGAATATTGAGCCGAAAGGATAATACCGACAAACATCAGGGTCAGGCCAATATGGGTTAAAGGCGCGGCCAGGCCTTCTTTTTTGGAAGAGTGGCGCAAACGCGTGAAGAACATATCTAAATTAGCAACCAATGCCATGGTCGAAAAGGTAACAAAGATGATAAAAAGCCAGTTGTCCATCTTCGCCAGCAGTAATGCCGTCAGCGCGACGAGACCGGCCAGACCGGTTAAAATCTGCCTTCTAAAAAAGTCTTTTGTTTCGGTCTTTCCCCAGCGCACAAAGGGCGCCCAGCTCAGCAGCAAAGCCATTAAAATGCCCAGCGGCAGATTCATTTTATTGTAAAAATCAATCCCGACCTGTGAAGGTTGACCGAAAATCGAAGTAAGCAGCGGAGACGAAGTGCCCAGCCAGATAAGCATTGCAGAGGTAAGCAGCAGAAACATGGTGAGCACCAGGGCGGTTTCTTTGTTCAGTTTTTTTACAGGCAGCGGTTGGGAGGGAATTTCGCCGCTGCGCCAGAACATCAGTCCTGCGCCCACCAGTATCACCGCACCCATGAAAACGATCAAATAGGAGCTCAGACCCAGATCGGCAAAGGAATGCACCGAAAAATCGGCCAGGACTCCAGAACGTGTCAAAAACGTGGCATATAAAACCATGACGTAAGAGAGAATCGCCAGCGTAAGATTGGTTTTTTGCAAGGAGCCGGTTTTCTTTGTAATCAGCAGACCGTGGAACAGCGCGATAATGAACAGCCAGGCGATCAGAGAGGAATTTTCCACCGGGTCCCATCCCCAATAGCCGCCCCAGCCTAAAACTTCATAAGCCCAGAAAGCCCCAATAATAATACCGGCGCCCAGGGTTATGGAGGTAAGCAGCGTCCAGGGCAGCGCCAGCTTTACCCAGGTCTGATAATCATTTTTATGCAGCGCGGCCAGAGCAAGGGCAAGAGGAATTGCGGCCGCAGCGTATCCCACAAATAAGACCGGCGGATGAATAATCATCCAAAAATTTTGCAGCAAAGGATTAAGACCTGCGCCGTCCGGCGGAACATGTTCCTGCAGAGCAAAAGGGCTGACCTTTACCAGGATGATTAAAAATCCGGCCATAACCAGGTTTAAATAGAACATGGTCGGATTTTCCAGGCTTCCCAGGCGTTTGTGTACGATGAAAATCATGATGACCATCATCCATGCCCAGAGCAAAAAGGAGCCTTCCTGCCCGGCCCAGAAGGAAGAAATCAATAACCCAAGCCCAAGGTCTCTTGATGAGTAGCGATATATATATCCAATTTCAAAATGATGCGTTAATATTAAATAAAGCAATAAAATGCTGGCAAGGCTAACGCCAGCCAACTGCACATAAAAAGCTTTACGAGCAATATTTAGCCATTTTACTTTATTTACAGAGCCAGACTGCCCTACTAAGTAAGCGTAAGCCGAAATTAGTGCAGCGATTAAAGCCATAAAGATCAAAAATTTACCAGGGACCATACCCTCTCCCTTTTGTTTAATGGATGTCTTACATTTAAAATGCTTTGTGAAATATGTTTCAAAGGACGGTAAACTTCTGCCTTTTTTTTAAAAATTATGTGCCAGTAGCACAAATTTATATTTTATTTAAAGTCCTTTGAAGCGCTATTATTTATGCTGTTATCTTTCTTATACCTTCCCTTTCTTATCCTCCTATGTTCGTTTTAACTTATGCTGCAGGAGCCCTCACCGCCGACATCATTAAATAATGAACGGCGGAGTGAACCACGCCCGGAAAGGGGGCTAATCAAAACTCCCTTTTTGGTTTTTAAAGCGATATTATTTGTTTTCCTGCTCTTCGATCGACTTCATATTTTTAACCATCTCTTCCATGGATTGCATCATTTTCTGCATGTGTTCTTCCATTTGCTCGATGTGTTTTTTCTTCTGGGGATCGTTCATCATTTTTTGATCCTGCTTCATCGATTCGATACCCTGCATCATTTTTTGCATATCTTTGGCGGTTTCGAACATGGCCATAACCGTGCTCATCATGCCCGAATCCATCATCTTTTGCATGTGTTCCGAATCGCTGCCGTGCAGGTTTTTTACGATGCCTATGCATTCATGCATAACATTCTGCATCTGATTGCTATTGTCGCCTACCTTCATTCGTTCCTGCGTTACCATGCCCTTATGTTCCATTCCTTTAACCTGCGGTTCCTGTGCGTAAGCGGTAATCGAAAACAGGCCGGCGATGACGATGGCGATTGCCAATGACTTGATACTTGAACTCATAGTGGTTCTCCTTTTTTAAATTAATTATTATGAATTATTTTCTTATTACAACATCTTAAATTACTTTACCACGCCTTCCATGGGCTAAATGGCTTCTTTGTTTTCCTTGCCTGTTCTAATTTTTACAGCTTTTTCGACAGGCATTACGTAAATCATGCCATCGCCGGGCATTCCGGTATATGCCGTTTGACGAATGGTTTCGACAATTTTATTGGCGTCTTCCGATCGGCAAACCGTTTCGAGCTTGGCCACATCGGAATATTTTTTAACGAGGTGAATGGAATAGCGGGCCTGTTGCGGGTCTACCAGATGGTGTCCCACGCCCATTACATCGATTAAAGTAATATCGGCAACACCCAGATCATACAGGGCTTCGATGACAGCTTCTGCTTTGGAACTGCGGATAAAGGCTTTTACTTCTTTCATTTTTATGCTCCTCTTTTGAGAATAACGGGCCGCCTTTTTTGCGGCCCGTTCTATTTTATGATTTAAAACGTTTCATTTCCATTATTTTCTTCAGCTTCGTCTTTAGCAAATTGTGCGCTCATGCGTTTTAACTCCCGGCTTTTCCACAAAAAGTAGATGGCGGGGATGACGATCAACGTTAAAACCGTTGACGAGACCAGGCCGCCGATCATGGGAGCGGCAATGCGCTTCATGGTCTGTGAACCGGTTCCTGTCCCCCACAATATGGGCATCAGTCCGAGCATGGTAGTGGCTACGGTCATCAACTTGGGACGTACCCTGTCCACGGCGCCTTCAACAACAATTTGTTTCAGATGATCCAACTTACGAATCATGCCTCTCTTTTTCCAGTCATTATAAACATTGTCCAGATAAACCAGCATCACCACGCCCGTTTCGGCCGAAAGACCAGCCAGAGCAATGAAGCCTACGCCAACCGCCACACTAAAGTTGTAACCCAGGATGTACATAAACCAGATGCCTCCGATCAGAGCAAAAGGCAAAGAGAACATCACAATCATGCTTTCGGTTACATTCTTAAAGTTGAAGTAGAGCAGCAAAAAGATGATGACCAGGGTAATGGGCACCACAATTTGCAGTCGCTTTTGAGCGCGCTGCATGTATTCGTACTGTCCGGACCAGACCAGGCTGTAACCTTCAGGAAAATCAACTTTGTCAAAGACGGCCTTTTTGGCGTTTTTCACATAGGTGCCCACATCAATATCTCGAATATCGACATACAACCAGGCGGTGCGGCGGGCATTTTCGCTTTTGATGACAGGCGGCCCTTTTTTAATCTCAATGTCTGCCAGATATTCAAGCGGAACCTGGGCTCCTGTGGGCGTTGGCACCAGTACACGCTTCAGAGCGCTGATGTTGTCTCGCAATTCTCTGTTGTAGCGCACATTTACCGGATATCGCTCCAGTCCTTCAACGGTGTAAGTTACGTTCATTCCTCCAATGGCTGTGGTGATTACATCCTGCACATCTCCAACCGTTAATCCATATCGCGCGGCTTCCAATCGATTAATTTTAAAATCCAGATAGTTGCCGCCTACTGTTTTATCCGGAAAAACGCTCAAAGTTCCCTTTACATCTTTCAAAACATTGGCAATCCGCTCAGCCAGGTCAGAAAGCGTTTGCAAATCCGGCCCCATAACCTTAACGCCGACGGGCGTTTTAATTCCCGTGGAGAGCATGTCAATCCTGGTTTTAATGGGCATGGTCCAGGCGTTGGTTAATCCCGGAAACTGAATGGCGGCATCCAGCTCTTTGATTAATTTTTCCATGGTCATGCCAGGGCGCCATTCTTCTTTGGGTTTAAGCATAATGGTTGTTTCGATCATGGAAAGCGGCGCCGGATCGGTGGCTGTTTCGGCCCGGCCGATTTTACCAAACACATGGTGCACTTCCGGAAAACTCTTTATGATCTTGTCGGTTTGCTGCAGCAGTTCCCTGGCCTTGGTGATGCTAATTCCCGGATCGGTGGTCGGCATGTACAGCAGATCGCCTTCATTCAACGGAGGCATGAACTCAGAACCGAGACGTTGTAAGGGCAAGATGGTAATCAGGATAAGTACCACAGCTCCTCCGATGGTTAGCCAGCGAAAACGCAGCACAAAATCGATAACCGGTCTGTAAAGTTTGATTAATATTCGACTGATGGGATTTTCTTTTTCAGA
This sequence is a window from Caldithrix abyssi DSM 13497. Protein-coding genes within it:
- a CDS encoding heme lyase CcmF/NrfE family subunit, giving the protein MVPGKFLIFMALIAALISAYAYLVGQSGSVNKVKWLNIARKAFYVQLAGVSLASILLLYLILTHHFEIGYIYRYSSRDLGLGLLISSFWAGQEGSFLLWAWMMVIMIFIVHKRLGSLENPTMFYLNLVMAGFLIILVKVSPFALQEHVPPDGAGLNPLLQNFWMIIHPPVLFVGYAAAAIPLALALAALHKNDYQTWVKLALPWTLLTSITLGAGIIIGAFWAYEVLGWGGYWGWDPVENSSLIAWLFIIALFHGLLITKKTGSLQKTNLTLAILSYVMVLYATFLTRSGVLADFSVHSFADLGLSSYLIVFMGAVILVGAGLMFWRSGEIPSQPLPVKKLNKETALVLTMFLLLTSAMLIWLGTSSPLLTSIFGQPSQVGIDFYNKMNLPLGILMALLLSWAPFVRWGKTETKDFFRRQILTGLAGLVALTALLLAKMDNWLFIIFVTFSTMALVANLDMFFTRLRHSSKKEGLAAPLTHIGLTLMFVGIILSAQYSHSERIVLNQNEPQQVFNFTFTYSGDFQQPNGKNGVIIQVEKEEESFEMRPRIYMNNYTNSMMHEPSIRRGIISDLYISPLQIARDEHNHAHEEITLEKGEIKTWNDYEVQFTGFEMANHDEEHGIKVLANVIFKKGEEIIQLKPGVILRGQQGEAIPSVLEDAETGKTTIELTALNADAKTIRLMFHGTAPLKEAPTAQVLIEISIKRFMALLWLGTILLTAGTILGGYRRFKEGRRRNAQT
- a CDS encoding P-II family nitrogen regulator — protein: MKEVKAFIRSSKAEAVIEALYDLGVADITLIDVMGVGHHLVDPQQARYSIHLVKKYSDVAKLETVCRSEDANKIVETIRQTAYTGMPGDGMIYVMPVEKAVKIRTGKENKEAI
- a CDS encoding efflux RND transporter permease subunit, whose product is MLEKIIEASINNRLLVIIFTAFIAFAGIYAIFNTPVDAIPDLSDVQVIIFTDYPGQAPQVVEDQVTYPLTSAMLSVPYAKVVRGYSFFGLSFVYIIFEDGTDLYWARSRVLEYLNYVSSRLPAGVTPQLGPDATGVGWVYEYVLDGGDKYDLQELRSLQDWYLRYELTSVPGVAEVASIGGYVKQYQVEVDPNKLKAYNIPLNKVKMAIKRSNNDVGGRLVEMGETEFMVRGLGYIKSREDVENIPVGVDQNGTPILIKNIANVSIGAELRRGLAEWNGEGETVGGIVVMRWGENALKTIERVKQKLKELEKGLPEGVTIKSAYDRSGLIIRAIDNLREKLVEELLVVALVSIIFLLHFRSAFVAVFTLPMGILISFLIMYFQGINANIMSLGGIAIAIGAMVDAAIVMIENAHKHLERDRGKKEHWQIIMSASKEVGPALFYSLLIVTLSFLPVFTLQAQEGRLFKPLAYTKTYAMAASAIIAITITPVLMGFFVRGRIRSEKENPISRILIKLYRPVIDFVLRFRWLTIGGAVVLILITILPLQRLGSEFMPPLNEGDLLYMPTTDPGISITKARELLQQTDKIIKSFPEVHHVFGKIGRAETATDPAPLSMIETTIMLKPKEEWRPGMTMEKLIKELDAAIQFPGLTNAWTMPIKTRIDMLSTGIKTPVGVKVMGPDLQTLSDLAERIANVLKDVKGTLSVFPDKTVGGNYLDFKINRLEAARYGLTVGDVQDVITTAIGGMNVTYTVEGLERYPVNVRYNRELRDNISALKRVLVPTPTGAQVPLEYLADIEIKKGPPVIKSENARRTAWLYVDIRDIDVGTYVKNAKKAVFDKVDFPEGYSLVWSGQYEYMQRAQKRLQIVVPITLVIIFLLLYFNFKNVTESMIVMFSLPFALIGGIWFMYILGYNFSVAVGVGFIALAGLSAETGVVMLVYLDNVYNDWKKRGMIRKLDHLKQIVVEGAVDRVRPKLMTVATTMLGLMPILWGTGTGSQTMKRIAAPMIGGLVSSTVLTLIVIPAIYFLWKSRELKRMSAQFAKDEAEENNGNETF